The Chionomys nivalis chromosome 20, mChiNiv1.1, whole genome shotgun sequence genome includes a region encoding these proteins:
- the Nek1 gene encoding serine/threonine-protein kinase Nek1 isoform X10 — protein sequence MEKYVRLQKIGEGSFGKAVLVKSTEDGRHYVIKEINISRMSGKERQESRREVAVLANMKHPNIVQYKESFEENGSLYIVMDYCEGGDLFKRINAQKGALFQEDQILDWFVQICLALKHVHDRKILHRDIKSQNIFLTKDGTVQLGDFGIARVLNSTVELARTCIGTPYYLSPEICENKPYNNKSDIWALGCVLYELCTLKHAFEAGNMKNLVLKIISGSFPPVSLHYSYELRSLLSQLFKRNPRDRPSVNSILEKGFIAKRIEKFLSPQLIAEEFCLKTLSKLGPQPLPGKRPASGQSASSLVPAQKITKPAAKYGVPLTYKKYGDKKLLEKKSPPKHKQPYQIPAKKMCSGEERKKMFEEAAKKRKLEFIEKEKKQKDQISFLKAEQVKRQEKQRLERINRAREQGWRNVLRAGGSGEAKEREKNCRKSTTSDLKGSTHRHGKKAWTTSGL from the exons ATGGAGAAGTATGTTAGACTACAGAAGATTGGAGAAGGCTCATTTGGAAAAGCTGTTCTTGTTAAGTCCACAGAGGATGGCAGGCATTATGTTATCAAGGAAATTAACATTTCAAGA ATGTCCGGCAAAGAACGGCAGGAATCAAGGAGAGAAGTTGCAGTGTTGGCAAACATGAAGCATCCAAATATTGTCCAGTACAAAGAATCATTTGAAG AAAATGGCTCTCTCTACATAGTAATGGATTACTGTGAAGGAGGAGACCTGTTTAAACGAATAAATGCTCAGAAAGGTGCTTTGTTTCAAGAAGATCAG ATTTTGGACTGGTTTGTACAGATATGTTTGGCTTTGAAGCATGTACATGATAGAAAAATTCTTCACCGAGACATAAAGTCACAG aACATATTTCTAACCAAAGATGGGACAGTGCAGCTTGGAGATTTTGGAATTGCTCGAGTTCTTAATAG TACTGTAGAACTGGCTCGAACTTGCATAGGGACTCCATATTACCTGTCTCCTGAAATCTGCGAAAACAAGCCTTACAATAATAAAAG TGACATCTGGGCTTTGGGCTGTGTCCTTTATGAGTTGTGCACACTGAAACACGCA TTTGAAGCTGGGAACATGAAAAACCTGGTACTGAAGATAATATCTGGATCCTTTCCTCCTGTATCCCTGCACTATTCCTATGAACTCCGCAGTTTGCTCTCTCAGCTATTTAAAAGGAATCCTAGGGATAGACCATCAGTCAACTCCATATTGGAGAAAGGTTTTATAGCTAAACGAATCGAAAAGTTTCTCTCACCTCAG CTTATTGCAGAAGAATTTTGTCTAAAAACACTTTCAAAGTTGGGACCACAGCCTCTACCAG GTAAAAGACCAGCATCAGGGCAAAGTGCCAGTTCTCTTGTCCCTGCTCAGAAAATCACAAAGCCTGCTGCTAAATATGGAGTGCCTTTAACATATAAGAAGTATGGAGATAAAAagttacttgaaaaaaaatcacccccAAAACATAAACAG CCCTATCAAATTCCAGCAAAGAAAATGTGttctggagaagaaaggaagaaaatgtttgag Gaagcagcaaagaaaagaaagttggaatttattgagaaagagaagaagcagaaggatcag ATTAGTTTCCTGAAGGCGGAGCAGGTGAAGAGGCAAGAGAAGCAGCGG TTGGAGAGAATAAATAGGGCCAGGGAACAAGGATGGAGGAATGTATTAAGGGCTGGTGGAAGCGGTGAAGCAAAG
- the Nek1 gene encoding serine/threonine-protein kinase Nek1 isoform X9 produces MEKYVRLQKIGEGSFGKAVLVKSTEDGRHYVIKEINISRMSGKERQESRREVAVLANMKHPNIVQYKESFEENGSLYIVMDYCEGGDLFKRINAQKGALFQEDQILDWFVQICLALKHVHDRKILHRDIKSQNIFLTKDGTVQLGDFGIARVLNSTVELARTCIGTPYYLSPEICENKPYNNKSDIWALGCVLYELCTLKHAFEAGNMKNLVLKIISGSFPPVSLHYSYELRSLLSQLFKRNPRDRPSVNSILEKGFIAKRIEKFLSPQLIAEEFCLKTLSKLGPQPLPGKRPASGQSASSLVPAQKITKPAAKYGVPLTYKKYGDKKLLEKKSPPKHKQPYQIPAKKMCSGEERKKMFEEAAKKRKLEFIEKEKKQKDQISFLKAEQVKRQEKQRLERINRAREQGWRNVLRAGGSGEAKCLELFYWGSDRNVFTHLSSVRDFCFSIVFKNTT; encoded by the exons ATGGAGAAGTATGTTAGACTACAGAAGATTGGAGAAGGCTCATTTGGAAAAGCTGTTCTTGTTAAGTCCACAGAGGATGGCAGGCATTATGTTATCAAGGAAATTAACATTTCAAGA ATGTCCGGCAAAGAACGGCAGGAATCAAGGAGAGAAGTTGCAGTGTTGGCAAACATGAAGCATCCAAATATTGTCCAGTACAAAGAATCATTTGAAG AAAATGGCTCTCTCTACATAGTAATGGATTACTGTGAAGGAGGAGACCTGTTTAAACGAATAAATGCTCAGAAAGGTGCTTTGTTTCAAGAAGATCAG ATTTTGGACTGGTTTGTACAGATATGTTTGGCTTTGAAGCATGTACATGATAGAAAAATTCTTCACCGAGACATAAAGTCACAG aACATATTTCTAACCAAAGATGGGACAGTGCAGCTTGGAGATTTTGGAATTGCTCGAGTTCTTAATAG TACTGTAGAACTGGCTCGAACTTGCATAGGGACTCCATATTACCTGTCTCCTGAAATCTGCGAAAACAAGCCTTACAATAATAAAAG TGACATCTGGGCTTTGGGCTGTGTCCTTTATGAGTTGTGCACACTGAAACACGCA TTTGAAGCTGGGAACATGAAAAACCTGGTACTGAAGATAATATCTGGATCCTTTCCTCCTGTATCCCTGCACTATTCCTATGAACTCCGCAGTTTGCTCTCTCAGCTATTTAAAAGGAATCCTAGGGATAGACCATCAGTCAACTCCATATTGGAGAAAGGTTTTATAGCTAAACGAATCGAAAAGTTTCTCTCACCTCAG CTTATTGCAGAAGAATTTTGTCTAAAAACACTTTCAAAGTTGGGACCACAGCCTCTACCAG GTAAAAGACCAGCATCAGGGCAAAGTGCCAGTTCTCTTGTCCCTGCTCAGAAAATCACAAAGCCTGCTGCTAAATATGGAGTGCCTTTAACATATAAGAAGTATGGAGATAAAAagttacttgaaaaaaaatcacccccAAAACATAAACAG CCCTATCAAATTCCAGCAAAGAAAATGTGttctggagaagaaaggaagaaaatgtttgag Gaagcagcaaagaaaagaaagttggaatttattgagaaagagaagaagcagaaggatcag ATTAGTTTCCTGAAGGCGGAGCAGGTGAAGAGGCAAGAGAAGCAGCGG TTGGAGAGAATAAATAGGGCCAGGGAACAAGGATGGAGGAATGTATTAAGGGCTGGTGGAAGCGGTGAAGCAAAG